In a single window of the Prinia subflava isolate CZ2003 ecotype Zambia chromosome 3, Cam_Psub_1.2, whole genome shotgun sequence genome:
- the GYG2 gene encoding glycogenin-2 isoform X2 — translation MSVTDQAFVTLATDDVYCQGALVLGQSLRNHRTSRKLAVLITPEVSSGMRSVLSSVFDEVIEVDVLDSADSVHLALMQRPELGVTFTKLCCWTLTQYSKCVFMDADTLVLCNVDELFDREEFSAAPDSGWPDCFNSGVFVFQPSLKTYNLLLQFAAEHGSFDGGDQGLLNSFFSNWATADIGKHLPFLYNLSSSSVYTYIPAFNHFGRDAKVVHFLGATKPWNYKYNLQTKTVMQDGTTSGSSHQLSFLALWWNIYSGSILPLLEKLQKMEESESEECKHTFNGVEVTLKKASPYVDSSPQKPELPEQTSEVNPTACSPEELAFKAQPVHEVEPRESGVHLSEPDRPSEQPVFQPAFQETSEMNEVAHSVSELSIHFKPAKPTPEEERRKWEEGRMDYMGKDAFEHIKKKLDAFLH, via the exons ATGTCCG TAACAGATCAAGCCTTTGTGACCCTTGCTACTGATGATGTGTACTGTCAAGGTGCTCTCGTTCTCGGACAATCATTGAGGAACCATAGGACATCCAGAAAATTGGCAGTTCTAATTACCCCAGAGGTTTCCAGTGGGATGAG GTCAGTCCTCAGCAGTGTATTTGATGAAGTGATCGAGGTGGACGTGCTGGACAGTGCTGACTCAGTCCATTTGGCACTGATGCAGAGGCCAGAACTGGGTGTAACCTTCACTAAGCTTTGTTGTTGGACTCTTACTCAGTACAGCAAATGTGTCTTCATGGATGCAGACACTTTG GTACTTTGCAATGTTGATGAGCTGTTTGATCGAGAAGAgttttctgcagctcctgattCTGGCTGGCCTGACTGCTTCAATAGTGGTGTATTTGTGTTCCAGCCCTCCTTGAAGACTTACAACCTGCTGCTCCAGTTTGCTGCTGAACACGGCAGCTTTGATG GAGGTGATCAAGGCCTCTTGAACAGCTTCTTCAGCAACTGGGCAACAGCAGATATTGGCAAACACTTGCCTTTCCTCTATAACTTAAGCAGCAGCTCTGTATACACCTATATTCCTGCTTTCAATCA TTTTGGTAGAGATGCCAAGGTTGTTCACTTCTTGGGAGCAACAAAGCCCTGGAACTACAAATACAACCTTCAAACAAAGACAGTTATGCAGGATGGCACCACCTCTGGATCTTCTCATCAGCTGTCATTTCTTGCCCTGTGGTGGAATATATACAGTGGCAGTATATTGCCTTTGTTGGAAAAACTTCAAAAGATGGAAGAATCAGAATCTGAGGAATGCAAG CACACTTTCAATGGAGTTGAAGTTACCCTGAAGAAGGCCAGTCCTTACGTGGACAGTTCTCCACAAAAGCCTGAGCTCCCAGAGCAGACAAGTGAAGTAAATCCCACAGCATGCTCACCCGAGGAACTTGCTTTCAAAGCT CAACCTGTACATGAAGTCGAACCAAGAGAGTCTGGCGTCCATCTCTCTGAGCCTGACAGACCTTCAGAACAACCTGTATTTCAACCTGCATTTCAGGAAACCTCAGAAATG AATGAGGTTGCACACTCTGTTTCAGAGCTGTCTATTCACTTCAAACCAGCTAAACCAACTCCAGAAGAAGAACGGAGAAAATGGGAGGAGGGGCGCATGGACTATATGGGGAAAGATGCTTTTGAACACATCAAAAAGAAACTGGACGCATTTTTACACTAG
- the GYG2 gene encoding glycogenin-2 isoform X4, translated as MSGECPRLPSMSVTDQAFVTLATDDVYCQGALVLGQSLRNHRTSRKLAVLITPEVSSGMRSVLSSVFDEVIEVDVLDSADSVHLALMQRPELGVTFTKLCCWTLTQYSKCVFMDADTLVLCNVDELFDREEFSAAPDSGWPDCFNSGVFVFQPSLKTYNLLLQFAAEHGSFDGGDQGLLNSFFSNWATADIGKHLPFLYNLSSSSVYTYIPAFNHFGRDAKVVHFLGATKPWNYKYNLQTKTVMQDGTTSGSSHQLSFLALWWNIYSGSILPLLEKLQKMEESESEECKHTFNGVEVTLKKASPYVDSSPQKPELPEQTSEVNPTACSPEELAFKAWLYFSNLYMKSNQESLASISLSLTDLQNNLYFNLHFRKPQK; from the exons ATGTCCGGTGAGTGCCCCCGGCTGCCCAGCATGTCCG TAACAGATCAAGCCTTTGTGACCCTTGCTACTGATGATGTGTACTGTCAAGGTGCTCTCGTTCTCGGACAATCATTGAGGAACCATAGGACATCCAGAAAATTGGCAGTTCTAATTACCCCAGAGGTTTCCAGTGGGATGAG GTCAGTCCTCAGCAGTGTATTTGATGAAGTGATCGAGGTGGACGTGCTGGACAGTGCTGACTCAGTCCATTTGGCACTGATGCAGAGGCCAGAACTGGGTGTAACCTTCACTAAGCTTTGTTGTTGGACTCTTACTCAGTACAGCAAATGTGTCTTCATGGATGCAGACACTTTG GTACTTTGCAATGTTGATGAGCTGTTTGATCGAGAAGAgttttctgcagctcctgattCTGGCTGGCCTGACTGCTTCAATAGTGGTGTATTTGTGTTCCAGCCCTCCTTGAAGACTTACAACCTGCTGCTCCAGTTTGCTGCTGAACACGGCAGCTTTGATG GAGGTGATCAAGGCCTCTTGAACAGCTTCTTCAGCAACTGGGCAACAGCAGATATTGGCAAACACTTGCCTTTCCTCTATAACTTAAGCAGCAGCTCTGTATACACCTATATTCCTGCTTTCAATCA TTTTGGTAGAGATGCCAAGGTTGTTCACTTCTTGGGAGCAACAAAGCCCTGGAACTACAAATACAACCTTCAAACAAAGACAGTTATGCAGGATGGCACCACCTCTGGATCTTCTCATCAGCTGTCATTTCTTGCCCTGTGGTGGAATATATACAGTGGCAGTATATTGCCTTTGTTGGAAAAACTTCAAAAGATGGAAGAATCAGAATCTGAGGAATGCAAG CACACTTTCAATGGAGTTGAAGTTACCCTGAAGAAGGCCAGTCCTTACGTGGACAGTTCTCCACAAAAGCCTGAGCTCCCAGAGCAGACAAGTGAAGTAAATCCCACAGCATGCTCACCCGAGGAACTTGCTTTCAAAGCT TGGCTGTATTTTAGCAACCTGTACATGAAGTCGAACCAAGAGAGTCTGGCGTCCATCTCTCTGAGCCTGACAGACCTTCAGAACAACCTGTATTTCAACCTGCATTTCAGGAAACCTCAGAAATG A
- the GYG2 gene encoding glycogenin-2 isoform X1: MSGECPRLPSMSVTDQAFVTLATDDVYCQGALVLGQSLRNHRTSRKLAVLITPEVSSGMRSVLSSVFDEVIEVDVLDSADSVHLALMQRPELGVTFTKLCCWTLTQYSKCVFMDADTLVLCNVDELFDREEFSAAPDSGWPDCFNSGVFVFQPSLKTYNLLLQFAAEHGSFDGGDQGLLNSFFSNWATADIGKHLPFLYNLSSSSVYTYIPAFNHFGRDAKVVHFLGATKPWNYKYNLQTKTVMQDGTTSGSSHQLSFLALWWNIYSGSILPLLEKLQKMEESESEECKHTFNGVEVTLKKASPYVDSSPQKPELPEQTSEVNPTACSPEELAFKAQPVHEVEPRESGVHLSEPDRPSEQPVFQPAFQETSEMNEVAHSVSELSIHFKPAKPTPEEERRKWEEGRMDYMGKDAFEHIKKKLDAFLH, from the exons ATGTCCGGTGAGTGCCCCCGGCTGCCCAGCATGTCCG TAACAGATCAAGCCTTTGTGACCCTTGCTACTGATGATGTGTACTGTCAAGGTGCTCTCGTTCTCGGACAATCATTGAGGAACCATAGGACATCCAGAAAATTGGCAGTTCTAATTACCCCAGAGGTTTCCAGTGGGATGAG GTCAGTCCTCAGCAGTGTATTTGATGAAGTGATCGAGGTGGACGTGCTGGACAGTGCTGACTCAGTCCATTTGGCACTGATGCAGAGGCCAGAACTGGGTGTAACCTTCACTAAGCTTTGTTGTTGGACTCTTACTCAGTACAGCAAATGTGTCTTCATGGATGCAGACACTTTG GTACTTTGCAATGTTGATGAGCTGTTTGATCGAGAAGAgttttctgcagctcctgattCTGGCTGGCCTGACTGCTTCAATAGTGGTGTATTTGTGTTCCAGCCCTCCTTGAAGACTTACAACCTGCTGCTCCAGTTTGCTGCTGAACACGGCAGCTTTGATG GAGGTGATCAAGGCCTCTTGAACAGCTTCTTCAGCAACTGGGCAACAGCAGATATTGGCAAACACTTGCCTTTCCTCTATAACTTAAGCAGCAGCTCTGTATACACCTATATTCCTGCTTTCAATCA TTTTGGTAGAGATGCCAAGGTTGTTCACTTCTTGGGAGCAACAAAGCCCTGGAACTACAAATACAACCTTCAAACAAAGACAGTTATGCAGGATGGCACCACCTCTGGATCTTCTCATCAGCTGTCATTTCTTGCCCTGTGGTGGAATATATACAGTGGCAGTATATTGCCTTTGTTGGAAAAACTTCAAAAGATGGAAGAATCAGAATCTGAGGAATGCAAG CACACTTTCAATGGAGTTGAAGTTACCCTGAAGAAGGCCAGTCCTTACGTGGACAGTTCTCCACAAAAGCCTGAGCTCCCAGAGCAGACAAGTGAAGTAAATCCCACAGCATGCTCACCCGAGGAACTTGCTTTCAAAGCT CAACCTGTACATGAAGTCGAACCAAGAGAGTCTGGCGTCCATCTCTCTGAGCCTGACAGACCTTCAGAACAACCTGTATTTCAACCTGCATTTCAGGAAACCTCAGAAATG AATGAGGTTGCACACTCTGTTTCAGAGCTGTCTATTCACTTCAAACCAGCTAAACCAACTCCAGAAGAAGAACGGAGAAAATGGGAGGAGGGGCGCATGGACTATATGGGGAAAGATGCTTTTGAACACATCAAAAAGAAACTGGACGCATTTTTACACTAG
- the GYG2 gene encoding glycogenin-2 isoform X3: MSGECPRLPSMSVTDQAFVTLATDDVYCQGALVLGQSLRNHRTSRKLAVLITPEVSSGMRSVLSSVFDEVIEVDVLDSADSVHLALMQRPELGVTFTKLCCWTLTQYSKCVFMDADTLVLCNVDELFDREEFSAAPDSGWPDCFNSGVFVFQPSLKTYNLLLQFAAEHGSFDGGDQGLLNSFFSNWATADIGKHLPFLYNLSSSSVYTYIPAFNHFGRDAKVVHFLGATKPWNYKYNLQTKTVMQDGTTSGSSHQLSFLALWWNIYSGSILPLLEKLQKMEESESEECKHTFNGVEVTLKKASPYVDSSPQKPELPEQTSEVNPTACSPEELAFKANEVAHSVSELSIHFKPAKPTPEEERRKWEEGRMDYMGKDAFEHIKKKLDAFLH; this comes from the exons ATGTCCGGTGAGTGCCCCCGGCTGCCCAGCATGTCCG TAACAGATCAAGCCTTTGTGACCCTTGCTACTGATGATGTGTACTGTCAAGGTGCTCTCGTTCTCGGACAATCATTGAGGAACCATAGGACATCCAGAAAATTGGCAGTTCTAATTACCCCAGAGGTTTCCAGTGGGATGAG GTCAGTCCTCAGCAGTGTATTTGATGAAGTGATCGAGGTGGACGTGCTGGACAGTGCTGACTCAGTCCATTTGGCACTGATGCAGAGGCCAGAACTGGGTGTAACCTTCACTAAGCTTTGTTGTTGGACTCTTACTCAGTACAGCAAATGTGTCTTCATGGATGCAGACACTTTG GTACTTTGCAATGTTGATGAGCTGTTTGATCGAGAAGAgttttctgcagctcctgattCTGGCTGGCCTGACTGCTTCAATAGTGGTGTATTTGTGTTCCAGCCCTCCTTGAAGACTTACAACCTGCTGCTCCAGTTTGCTGCTGAACACGGCAGCTTTGATG GAGGTGATCAAGGCCTCTTGAACAGCTTCTTCAGCAACTGGGCAACAGCAGATATTGGCAAACACTTGCCTTTCCTCTATAACTTAAGCAGCAGCTCTGTATACACCTATATTCCTGCTTTCAATCA TTTTGGTAGAGATGCCAAGGTTGTTCACTTCTTGGGAGCAACAAAGCCCTGGAACTACAAATACAACCTTCAAACAAAGACAGTTATGCAGGATGGCACCACCTCTGGATCTTCTCATCAGCTGTCATTTCTTGCCCTGTGGTGGAATATATACAGTGGCAGTATATTGCCTTTGTTGGAAAAACTTCAAAAGATGGAAGAATCAGAATCTGAGGAATGCAAG CACACTTTCAATGGAGTTGAAGTTACCCTGAAGAAGGCCAGTCCTTACGTGGACAGTTCTCCACAAAAGCCTGAGCTCCCAGAGCAGACAAGTGAAGTAAATCCCACAGCATGCTCACCCGAGGAACTTGCTTTCAAAGCT AATGAGGTTGCACACTCTGTTTCAGAGCTGTCTATTCACTTCAAACCAGCTAAACCAACTCCAGAAGAAGAACGGAGAAAATGGGAGGAGGGGCGCATGGACTATATGGGGAAAGATGCTTTTGAACACATCAAAAAGAAACTGGACGCATTTTTACACTAG